One genomic window of Parus major isolate Abel chromosome 11, Parus_major1.1, whole genome shotgun sequence includes the following:
- the PLA2G15 gene encoding group XV phospholipase A2 isoform X1: protein MFLPAGARLLPRSGRSSFLSLLLLLLLLCPGGGSVPPRRPVGPPVVLVPGDLGNQLEAKLDKPSVVHYLCSKKTDSYFTLWLNLELLLPVIIDCWIDNIRLVYNRTSKITEPPDGVDIRVPGFGQTFSLEFLDPSKRSVGSYFYMLVQSLVDWGYKRDEDVRGAPYDWRKAPNENEDYFVALRKMIELLYEQYGSPVVLIAHSMGNMYTLYFLNRQPQDWKDKYIKDYVSLGAPWGGVAKTLRVLASGDNNRIPVISSLKIRDQQRSAVSTNWMLPYNYTWPPDKVFVSTPTANYTLRDYWKFYRDINFEDGWLMRQDTEHLVYHMTPPGVRIHCLYGTGVETPDSFHYESFPDKEPKIFYSDGDGTVNLQSALQCRKWVDMQKQEVVMFELSGNEHIEMLSNDTTISYVKKLLFDL from the exons ATGTTCCTGCCGGCTGGCGCTAGGCTCCTCCCGCGCTCCGGACGGAGCtccttcctcagcctcctcctcctgctgctgctgctgtgccctggcgGCGGGAGCGTGCCGCCCCGCCGGCCCGTGGGGCCGCCCGTGGTGCTGG ttCCGGGGGACTTAGGTAATCAGTTGGAAGCAAAGTTAGATAAGCCATCGGTGGTGCACTATCTCTGCTCTAAGAAGACAGACAGTTATTTTACACTCTGGCTGAATCTAGAATTGCTTCTGCCTGTCATCATTGACTGCTGGATTGATAATATCAG gctAGTATATAATCGAACAAGTAAGATTACAGAACCACCAGATGGAGTGGATATCAGAGTCCCAGGATTTGGGCAgacattttctttggaatttctTGACCCAAGTAAAAGGAGCGTTG GAAGTTACTTTTATATGTTGGTGCAGAGTTTAGTGGATTGGGGCTACAAACGTGATGAAGATGTAAGAGGAGCGCCTTATGACTGGAGAAAGGCACCAA ATGAGAATGAAGACTATTTTGTGGCACTTCGCAAGATGATAGAGTTACTGTATGAGCAATATGGAAGCCCTGTTGTCCTGATTGCCCACAGTATGGGAAATATGTACACCCTATACTTCCTCAACCGCCAGCCTCAGGATTGGAAAGACAAGTACATCAAGGATTATGTGTCATTAGGTGCTCCATGGGGAGGAGTGGCTAAAACTCTCCGTGTGCTGGCTTCAG GTGACAACAACAGAATCCCTGTTATCAGCTCACTCAAGATCAGAGACCAGCAGAGATCAGCAGTTTCCACAAATTGGATGCTCCCCTACAACTACACGTGGCCTCCAGACAAGGTCTTTGTAAGCACACCCACAGCTAACTACACACTCCGGGATTACTGGAAGTTCTACAGGGACATCAATTTTGAGGATGGCTGGCTGATGAGGCAGGACACGGAGCACCTGGTGTACCACATGACCCCGCCCGGGGTGCGCATCCACTGCCTCTATGGCACCGGCGTGGAAACCCCCGATTCTTTCCATTATGAAAGCTTTCCTGACAAAGAACCCAAGATTTTCTACAGTGATGGGGATGGGACAGTGAATTTACAGAGTGCCTTGCAATGTAGAAAGTGGGTGGACATGCAAAAACAAGAAGTGGTTATGTTTGAGCTTTCAGGAAATGAGCACATTGAAATGCTGTCCAATGATACTACTATCTCCTATGTGAAAAAGCTGCTCTTTGATTTGTGA
- the PLA2G15 gene encoding group XV phospholipase A2 isoform X2: MATVLRFGEPQLAQVKVPGDLGNQLEAKLDKPSVVHYLCSKKTDSYFTLWLNLELLLPVIIDCWIDNIRLVYNRTSKITEPPDGVDIRVPGFGQTFSLEFLDPSKRSVGSYFYMLVQSLVDWGYKRDEDVRGAPYDWRKAPNENEDYFVALRKMIELLYEQYGSPVVLIAHSMGNMYTLYFLNRQPQDWKDKYIKDYVSLGAPWGGVAKTLRVLASGDNNRIPVISSLKIRDQQRSAVSTNWMLPYNYTWPPDKVFVSTPTANYTLRDYWKFYRDINFEDGWLMRQDTEHLVYHMTPPGVRIHCLYGTGVETPDSFHYESFPDKEPKIFYSDGDGTVNLQSALQCRKWVDMQKQEVVMFELSGNEHIEMLSNDTTISYVKKLLFDL; the protein is encoded by the exons ATGGCAACAGTGCTCAGATTTGGAGAGCCACAGCTGGCTCAGGTGAAAG ttCCGGGGGACTTAGGTAATCAGTTGGAAGCAAAGTTAGATAAGCCATCGGTGGTGCACTATCTCTGCTCTAAGAAGACAGACAGTTATTTTACACTCTGGCTGAATCTAGAATTGCTTCTGCCTGTCATCATTGACTGCTGGATTGATAATATCAG gctAGTATATAATCGAACAAGTAAGATTACAGAACCACCAGATGGAGTGGATATCAGAGTCCCAGGATTTGGGCAgacattttctttggaatttctTGACCCAAGTAAAAGGAGCGTTG GAAGTTACTTTTATATGTTGGTGCAGAGTTTAGTGGATTGGGGCTACAAACGTGATGAAGATGTAAGAGGAGCGCCTTATGACTGGAGAAAGGCACCAA ATGAGAATGAAGACTATTTTGTGGCACTTCGCAAGATGATAGAGTTACTGTATGAGCAATATGGAAGCCCTGTTGTCCTGATTGCCCACAGTATGGGAAATATGTACACCCTATACTTCCTCAACCGCCAGCCTCAGGATTGGAAAGACAAGTACATCAAGGATTATGTGTCATTAGGTGCTCCATGGGGAGGAGTGGCTAAAACTCTCCGTGTGCTGGCTTCAG GTGACAACAACAGAATCCCTGTTATCAGCTCACTCAAGATCAGAGACCAGCAGAGATCAGCAGTTTCCACAAATTGGATGCTCCCCTACAACTACACGTGGCCTCCAGACAAGGTCTTTGTAAGCACACCCACAGCTAACTACACACTCCGGGATTACTGGAAGTTCTACAGGGACATCAATTTTGAGGATGGCTGGCTGATGAGGCAGGACACGGAGCACCTGGTGTACCACATGACCCCGCCCGGGGTGCGCATCCACTGCCTCTATGGCACCGGCGTGGAAACCCCCGATTCTTTCCATTATGAAAGCTTTCCTGACAAAGAACCCAAGATTTTCTACAGTGATGGGGATGGGACAGTGAATTTACAGAGTGCCTTGCAATGTAGAAAGTGGGTGGACATGCAAAAACAAGAAGTGGTTATGTTTGAGCTTTCAGGAAATGAGCACATTGAAATGCTGTCCAATGATACTACTATCTCCTATGTGAAAAAGCTGCTCTTTGATTTGTGA